In the Pseudoalteromonas undina genome, one interval contains:
- a CDS encoding oligopeptide/dipeptide ABC transporter ATP-binding protein codes for MQLLDIRNLTIELQTSETAIRAVDRVSFSLKEGEVHALVGESGSGKSLIAKAIVGVLNERWVITADRMHWRGVDLMRLTPEQRRKTVSQDIAMIYQDPSRCLDPTAKIFNQIAETLPEVAAKGFFLKRNRERKDRVKALIHKVGIKNHEAVLDSYPHELSEGVCQKVMIAMAIARTPKLLIADEPTTALESTTRAQVFRLLKSLNQLKNMSILMISHELEEIVNWSHGIHVLYCGQMVEAGPTHRIFSQPRHPYTQALLKSLPDYEHGLAHKEPFYALKGTIPTLQHLPIGCRLGPRCPQAQKECVVAPKLSKHHGHSYACHFPLIKEIK; via the coding sequence ATGCAGTTACTAGATATTCGAAATTTAACCATTGAACTTCAAACTTCCGAAACCGCCATTCGCGCTGTTGACCGCGTAAGCTTTAGTTTAAAAGAAGGTGAAGTACACGCTTTAGTGGGCGAATCAGGCTCTGGCAAAAGCTTAATTGCAAAAGCCATCGTCGGCGTGCTTAATGAGCGCTGGGTGATAACCGCAGATAGAATGCATTGGCGTGGTGTTGACTTAATGCGCTTAACACCAGAGCAACGCCGTAAGACGGTTAGCCAAGACATTGCGATGATTTACCAAGACCCCAGTCGCTGTCTAGATCCTACTGCTAAAATATTTAACCAAATCGCTGAAACACTGCCTGAAGTGGCTGCTAAAGGATTTTTCTTAAAACGCAACCGAGAGCGTAAAGACCGTGTTAAAGCCTTAATACATAAAGTAGGTATTAAAAATCATGAAGCGGTGCTTGATAGTTACCCGCATGAGCTCTCTGAGGGCGTATGCCAAAAGGTCATGATAGCCATGGCGATTGCCCGCACACCTAAGTTGTTAATAGCAGATGAGCCAACAACCGCACTAGAAAGCACCACCCGAGCACAGGTGTTTAGATTATTAAAAAGTTTAAATCAGCTAAAGAACATGTCTATTTTGATGATCTCTCATGAGCTGGAAGAAATTGTTAATTGGTCGCATGGTATTCATGTGTTGTACTGCGGTCAAATGGTTGAAGCAGGTCCAACACACCGTATTTTTAGCCAACCTCGTCATCCGTATACGCAGGCTTTACTAAAAAGCCTGCCCGATTATGAGCATGGCTTAGCCCATAAAGAACCCTTTTATGCGCTTAAAGGCACTATTCCAACATTACAACATTTACCGATTGGTTGTCGACTCGGTCCACGTTGCCCACAAGCACAAAAAGAATGTGTGGTTGCGCCTAAACTTTCAAAGCATCATGGTCATAGCTACGCCTGTCACTTCCCGCTGATCAAGGAAATAAAATAA
- a CDS encoding SurA N-terminal domain-containing protein, with amino-acid sequence MLEKIREGSQGPVAKVILGAVILSFALAGIGSYLGQTTEQPVAEVNGIKISQTEFSRAFQNERSRLEQQFGEYFTQIAADPTYMAQIRQGVIDRLVQQELQSQLAAELGLRVSDESVRKTILELPYFKIGDKFNNDRYLQVIRQMNFQPDAFREYLRDDMTRSQLVSAVAGTDFALPNELKSAIALQQQTRSIDYLVIDKQAMQADVEVTEQEVADYYELNAGQFLSPELISVNYIELNADDIDVASVSEDDVKAYYEQSKAQYVEPEKRRVSHILIDNSEDDDAAKAKAESLLAQLNAGADFAELAETSSDDIVSAEMGGDLEWIERDVMEPAFEDAAFALQNKGDYSDVVASEFGYHIIKLTDLQTQQVKPFDEVKADLRAELEQAEKVDAFYEKQTEMGALAFEISDRLDDAAEVAGVEVQSTSLLALSALPEPLNNPAVVTALSSVELLEDKVNSEVIELGNEHVIVVRVNEHQPAATKALSEVSEQIKTRLMNEKASDLAKEKARTLFAQVKEGKSLNDVAAEQSLNVRQESQLTRESFAVSPAIVTQVFKMAHPSDAAVYDMVNLNNGDAAIVALKAVNDAPVSDNIEPQMKQNITMAQAQKNYTVFIESLKQQAELNVPKAAQVAE; translated from the coding sequence ATGCTTGAGAAAATCAGAGAAGGTTCGCAAGGGCCGGTAGCCAAAGTCATTTTAGGCGCGGTGATTTTATCTTTTGCCTTAGCTGGGATCGGTAGTTACTTAGGTCAAACCACAGAACAACCCGTTGCTGAAGTAAATGGAATTAAAATTAGCCAAACAGAATTTAGCCGTGCGTTTCAAAATGAACGTAGCCGCTTAGAACAACAATTTGGTGAGTACTTTACCCAAATAGCAGCTGATCCAACTTACATGGCTCAAATCCGTCAAGGTGTGATTGACCGTTTAGTACAACAAGAATTACAAAGTCAGTTAGCTGCCGAGCTTGGTTTGCGCGTAAGTGATGAAAGCGTTCGTAAAACAATTTTAGAGCTACCTTATTTTAAAATTGGCGATAAGTTTAATAACGACCGTTATTTACAAGTTATTCGTCAAATGAATTTTCAACCTGACGCATTTCGTGAATACCTGCGTGATGATATGACGCGTAGCCAGTTAGTATCTGCCGTTGCGGGTACTGATTTTGCGCTGCCAAATGAGCTTAAATCAGCCATTGCGTTGCAACAGCAAACACGAAGCATTGATTATTTAGTAATTGATAAACAAGCAATGCAAGCTGATGTTGAAGTTACAGAGCAAGAAGTTGCGGATTACTATGAATTAAACGCAGGTCAATTTTTATCACCTGAATTAATTTCAGTTAATTACATCGAACTAAATGCAGATGATATTGATGTTGCATCGGTAAGCGAAGACGATGTAAAAGCATATTACGAGCAGAGTAAAGCGCAATATGTTGAACCAGAAAAGCGTCGTGTATCGCATATTCTAATCGACAATAGCGAAGATGATGATGCGGCTAAAGCGAAAGCTGAGTCGTTACTTGCCCAGCTTAACGCTGGTGCTGATTTTGCTGAGCTAGCAGAGACATCGTCAGATGACATTGTTAGTGCAGAAATGGGGGGCGATTTAGAGTGGATTGAACGTGATGTTATGGAACCAGCTTTTGAAGATGCAGCGTTCGCATTGCAAAACAAAGGTGATTACTCTGACGTTGTTGCCTCTGAGTTTGGTTATCACATCATCAAATTAACTGATCTACAAACTCAACAAGTTAAACCGTTCGATGAGGTTAAAGCTGACTTACGTGCTGAACTTGAGCAAGCTGAAAAAGTAGATGCGTTTTACGAGAAGCAAACTGAAATGGGGGCATTAGCCTTTGAGATTTCTGATCGCTTAGACGATGCTGCTGAAGTGGCGGGTGTAGAAGTACAATCTACTTCTTTACTAGCGCTTAGCGCGCTTCCTGAGCCGCTTAATAATCCAGCGGTTGTGACTGCTTTATCATCAGTTGAACTGTTAGAAGATAAAGTCAATTCAGAAGTAATTGAGCTTGGTAATGAGCATGTGATTGTGGTGCGTGTAAATGAGCACCAACCTGCGGCAACGAAAGCATTAAGCGAGGTAAGTGAGCAAATTAAAACACGCTTAATGAATGAAAAGGCATCAGACCTTGCAAAAGAAAAAGCACGCACGTTATTTGCACAAGTAAAAGAAGGCAAGAGCTTAAACGATGTGGCTGCTGAGCAATCACTAAACGTTCGTCAAGAGTCGCAACTAACTCGTGAAAGCTTTGCTGTTTCACCTGCTATTGTTACCCAAGTATTCAAAATGGCACATCCTAGTGATGCGGCTGTATATGATATGGTTAACTTAAATAATGGCGATGCAGCGATTGTTGCGCTTAAAGCGGTAAATGATGCACCAGTGAGTGACAACATTGAGCCACAAATGAAGCAAAACATTACTATGGCGCAAGCGCAGAAAAACTATACGGTATTCATTGAATCGCTTAAGCAACAAGCAGAGCTTAATGTACCAAAAGCAGCTCAAGTAGCTGAATAA
- a CDS encoding HU family DNA-binding protein: MTTMKEDDIVNKSQLIDQIAADADISKAAAGRALDSFIESVSGALKDGDSVALVGFGTFSVRERAARAGRNPQTGETIQIAAANIPAFKAGKALKDAVN, translated from the coding sequence ATAACAACAATGAAAGAGGATGATATTGTGAATAAATCTCAATTAATCGATCAAATCGCAGCTGATGCTGACATTTCTAAAGCGGCTGCAGGTCGTGCACTAGATTCATTCATCGAATCTGTATCTGGCGCGCTAAAAGATGGCGACTCAGTTGCACTTGTTGGTTTTGGTACTTTCTCTGTACGTGAGCGTGCTGCTCGTGCAGGTCGTAACCCACAAACTGGTGAAACGATTCAAATTGCTGCAGCTAACATCCCAGCTTTTAAAGCCGGTAAAGCGCTTAAAGACGCAGTAAACTAA
- a CDS encoding ABC transporter permease subunit: MAKFNLFSEDSNKSPLARLWRKFKNNHPALVGLWVFIAFSLLAATAPFLAPYGVNQQHSDALLLPPSWNEMGDVRFILGTDDLGRDVLSRLMNGATYTFGLSVVAALITTVIGVLVGTFAGISKGIRSSFLNHLLDVTLSIPSLLLAIIIIAILGPGLMNTVWAIILALLPQFIHSIRNLIVDELGKDYVTAYRLDGASKWHILSRGIFPNVYEYIVVIFTMALSTAILDIAALGFLKLGAQPPTTEWGAILAENLGLIYLAPWTVALPGVLLFLAVLSTNLVGDGLRKVLQARKAD, from the coding sequence ATGGCAAAGTTTAACTTATTTTCAGAAGATTCAAATAAATCGCCATTAGCGAGACTCTGGCGAAAGTTTAAAAATAACCACCCTGCACTGGTTGGTTTATGGGTGTTTATTGCCTTTAGCCTGTTAGCGGCTACCGCGCCTTTTCTTGCGCCTTATGGGGTAAATCAACAGCACAGTGATGCACTATTACTGCCTCCCTCGTGGAATGAAATGGGCGATGTACGGTTTATACTTGGCACCGATGATTTAGGCCGAGATGTGCTGTCTCGTTTAATGAATGGCGCCACATATACGTTCGGGTTATCGGTTGTAGCTGCACTGATCACTACTGTTATTGGTGTGTTGGTAGGTACCTTTGCAGGGATCAGTAAAGGCATACGTTCTAGTTTTTTGAACCACTTACTGGATGTAACGCTGTCAATTCCCTCATTGTTACTGGCCATCATTATTATTGCCATACTCGGTCCTGGATTAATGAATACCGTATGGGCAATTATTTTGGCCTTATTACCCCAGTTTATTCATTCAATTAGAAACCTGATAGTTGACGAACTTGGCAAAGATTATGTTACAGCCTACCGCTTAGATGGCGCCTCTAAATGGCATATTTTATCACGCGGGATTTTTCCTAATGTGTATGAATATATTGTAGTTATTTTTACGATGGCGCTTTCTACTGCTATTTTAGATATTGCGGCGTTAGGGTTTTTAAAACTGGGTGCACAGCCGCCGACTACTGAATGGGGCGCAATTTTAGCAGAGAACTTAGGACTTATATATTTAGCACCTTGGACGGTAGCATTGCCGGGCGTCCTGTTATTTTTAGCGGTTCTTTCAACAAACTTAGTGGGCGATGGACTTCGCAAAGTTTTACAAGCGCGTAAGGCCGATTAG
- a CDS encoding ATP-binding cassette domain-containing protein, translated as MQPLLKVQALSKTFNMRAGLFSRKKFDVLKNISFCIGKGETIAIIGETGSGKSTLAKLLVGAYSADSGQILLENNTIENNGNRDAQCRFIRMIFQDSATSLNPAVTIAEMLDDCLKFNTDFDKTQRSEKIGSTLLKVGLLVDHQQYYPHMFSVGQLQRVALARALILDPKVVVLDEALSSLDPSVRAQIVNLLLKLQLETGLTYILITHHLSLVRHISDQLVVLNKGEIVEYGATETIFQNPQSKVTQRLLSC; from the coding sequence ATGCAGCCACTGTTAAAAGTTCAAGCCTTATCAAAAACCTTTAACATGCGAGCGGGTCTGTTTAGCCGTAAAAAGTTTGATGTTTTAAAAAATATCTCATTTTGTATTGGTAAAGGTGAAACAATTGCCATTATTGGTGAAACAGGCTCAGGAAAAAGTACCCTGGCTAAATTATTAGTGGGTGCATACAGTGCCGATAGCGGGCAGATATTATTAGAGAATAACACCATAGAAAACAATGGTAATCGTGATGCGCAGTGTCGTTTTATCCGAATGATTTTTCAAGACTCCGCCACCTCATTGAACCCAGCAGTGACCATTGCTGAAATGCTCGATGATTGCCTAAAGTTCAATACTGATTTTGATAAAACTCAACGTAGTGAAAAAATTGGTAGTACGCTGCTTAAAGTGGGTCTACTGGTCGATCATCAGCAATACTATCCGCATATGTTTAGTGTGGGGCAATTACAGCGTGTAGCGCTCGCTCGCGCGCTTATATTAGATCCTAAGGTTGTTGTACTCGATGAGGCACTTTCATCGCTTGACCCTTCTGTAAGAGCGCAAATAGTAAACCTATTACTTAAACTACAGCTTGAAACTGGATTAACCTATATTTTGATCACCCATCATTTAAGTTTAGTGCGCCATATTAGCGACCAGTTAGTGGTACTCAATAAAGGTGAAATAGTTGAATACGGCGCTACAGAAACTATTTTTCAAAACCCGCAGTCAAAGGTTACCCAGCGCTTATTGAGTTGTTAA